GCTCGACGGGGCGCACGACCCCCGCTGCACGCCGTTCGCGTGGGTCGTGAAGGACAAACCGTTCGCGGGCGACGCCGGCTGGCCGACCGAGCCCGCGTGCCCGCGCCGCCTCGTTGGGGTCCGCCTCGCCGAACGCGGCATCGCGCGCGAGGGGTACGCCGTCCGGCGGCCGGACGGGCCCGAGGTGGGGACCGTCACCAGCGGCACCTTGTCGCCGTTGACGCGTGACGCGATCGCGTTCGCGTGGGTCGACGGCACCCTCGCCGCCCCGGGTACCGCGCTGGAGGTCGACGTGCGCGGGCGCGCCGTGGGCGCGACCGTCGTCGACCTTCCGTTCTTCACGCCCGACCGGTAGGTATCCTGCCGCCACGCGGCGCGCCGCGCCGACACGCCCCGAGGAGGCCCCCCATGGACATCCCCGCATCGCTCAGGTACGCCCGGACGCACGAGTGGACGTCGGAACTCGAGGCCGACGTGATGACGGTCGGCATCACCGACTTCGCGCAGGACCAACTCGGGGACGTGGTGTACGTCGAACTGCCCGAGGAGGGCGCCCGCGTCGCCGCCGGCGACGCCGTCGCGGTCGTCGAGAGCGTCAAGACCGCCAGCGACATCTACGCCCCCGTCGCCGGCACGGTGAAGGCCGTGAACGCCGACCTGGAGTCCGCCCCCGAAGCGATCAACGAAGAACCCTACGGCGGCGGCTGGT
This genomic window from Trueperaceae bacterium contains:
- the gcvH gene encoding glycine cleavage system protein GcvH; the protein is MDIPASLRYARTHEWTSELEADVMTVGITDFAQDQLGDVVYVELPEEGARVAAGDAVAVVESVKTASDIYAPVAGTVKAVNADLESAPEAINEEPYGGGWLFRIAPDDASDREALLDADAYRAVCEEES